Below is a genomic region from Sphingomonas sp. KR3-1.
CGCCCATGTTGGCGTATTCGGCCTTGAGGATCGCGTACTGGTGGTTGGCGTAGATGATCGTGGTGACCGGCAGCTGCTCGCGCGCCTGCGTCCAGAGCGACTGGATCGTGTACATCGCGCTGCCGTCGCCGACCATGCAGAAGGTCCGCCGGTCCGGGCAGGCCATCGCCGCGCCGGTGGCGACGGGCGTGCCATAGCCGATCGAGCCGCCCATATTGTTGATCAGGTCGTGCGGCAGCGCGCCCATCGTCAGCCCCATCGACTCGCGCCCGGTGGTGAGCGATTCATCGACGACGATGCAGTTCTCCGGGATCGCCGCGGCAATCGCATGCGCGATGCTGATCGGGTTCAAGGCGCCCTGCGGCACCGGCGTCTCGATCCGCTGCTGGAGCAGCGGCGCGGTGTCCTTCAGCCCGAGCGCGTCGATCAGCATCTCGAAGGCCAGCTCGCTGTCCTCATCGGCATCGACCAGGCCGTGCACCAAGGTCCCCGGCGCCTTGAGCAGGCTCGGCTTGTCCGGATAGGCGAAGAAGGCGACCGGTTCCCGGGTCTCCGCCGTGATCAGGTGCTTGAAGTCCTTGAGGAAGGCGCTGCCCGGCGCAACCGCATAGGGAATCCGCTCGATCGGCACGCGCCCGACGCCGCGCTCGATCCGCGCGGTGAAGAACTGGCTGCCGAGCCGGCACCCGGTGCCCGCGGCGATCCGCCCCGCCAGCTCGAGCGCGCGCCCGCGCGTGGCCTTGTTGGCAAGGATCAGCAGCGCCGACGCGCCCGAGCGCAGCACCTTGGCGACCTCCTCGATCCGCGCCTGGTCTGGCGCGCGGCGGCCCGGCGGCGGCGCAGCGGGAAGCAGGCGCTGGCCGGCATCCTGCCAGGCGGTGTCGCCGGGCAGGATCAGCGTGGCGATCTGGCCGGGATGCTCGTTCGCCTTGGCAACCGCGGTGGCCGCATCCCAGGCGATGGAACGCGCGGACTCGGCGCGGCGCACCCAGTGGCTGAGCGGGCGGGCCAGCCCCTCGATGTCCGACGTCAGCGGCGGATCGTACTTCAGGTGCGACGCCGAATGCTCGCCGACGATATTGACCATGCCGACGCTGGCGCGCTTGGCATTGTGGATATTGGCGAGGCCGTTCGCCAGGCCCGGCCCCAGGTGCAGCAGCGTAGAGGCCGGCTTGTCCTTCATCCGGTACCAGCCATCCGCCGCGCCGGTGCACACGCCCTCGAACAGGCAGAGCACGCTCTTCATCCGCGGATTCTCGAGCGCGGCGAGGAAGTGCATCTCGGAGGTGCCGGGGTTGGCGAAGCACACTTCGACGCCCTGGTCGGCAAGCGTGTTCACCAGCGCTTCGGCGCCGTTCATTGGGGGTCCCGCTGTCATGAAGCGGGCGTGCCACTTCCGAAGGGAAACGGCGCAATCGGAATGGGAAAGCGGGCGATAAGTTCGGCCCTAACTATAAGCCCCTCCCCCAAGGGGGAGGGGCTAGAAGGCTCAATACCCCGCCAGCTCGCGCCCCTGTCCCACAACCCCATAGCTGCGCGTCGGCGCGGACATCAAAAACCGATACCCCTCGCCGATCAGCCGCTCGACATTCTTGGCATTGGTGTGCGGGTTGCCGACCACCACGTCGTGCTTCTTGCAGATCTCGACGATACGGTTCATCGCGCCCATCACTTCGGGATGCTCATACTGGCGCGGATAGCCGAGCGCCTGGCTGAGATCCCCCTCGCCGATCAGCACCAGCCCGATCCCCGGCACGTTCGCCAGGATATCGTCGAGATTCTCGATCGCCTCGGGGCTCTCGCACATCATGCCGACCAGCAGCTCGCCCTGCGGCGCCAGCGGCCACACGTCCGCCCGGGCATAATATTCGGGCATAGACAGCCCCCAGTAGCGCGAGGCCGTCGCCGGCCCGTCGCCGCGCACGCCCTTGGGCTCGTACAGCGCCGCGCCGGTCGGCTTCGCATAGCGGCACGAAGCGACCATGTTGTACGCTTGCGCCACCGTCGAGACGTGCGGGGTGATCACGCCATAGACGCCGCGATCGAGCACCTGCTTGGCCTGGAACTGGTTCATCTCGGCGCCATTGGCCGGGATGCGCGCGATTGGCGTCACCGACGGCGCGACCGAGCCGGTCTCGGCAATCTTCTTGCGGTTGAGCATGTACTGGAGCGCGTCGCCCAATCCGCCCACATCGTACGGGTTGTGCTCCATCTCGAAGACCACGCCGTCATAGGGCGCGTCGGTCAGCTCCTGCGCGCTGAGCTTGTCGACCTTGGCGAAGCAGGTGAAGGCCGGCTTGCCCGCTTCGAATGCGCGAATGATTCCGTTGAGGCGTTCCGCCGCCATTATGCCGCTTCCTTCTTCTTCGCTGCGGTGACCGCCGGGTCCCAGTACATGAAGCCCATCCCCTCGCCCGTGCCCGCGGGCGTGCGCCAGCAGGGGATGTAATCGACCAGGGTCATCTCGGCGCCGGTATGCTGAAGCGCCATCATCACGATCGAGTAGATCTTCACCTCGCTGGTGCCCGACTGGTAATAGCCGTTCGGGATCGCCGCGAGCCCGTCATAGTCGTAGCTGGCCAGCATCCCCATCACGTTGCGGTCGAACGCCTCGTCATTGACGAAGTGCGACAGCCCTCCGCTTGCGATCACCGCCACGCGCACATCCTCGGGCCAGGCCGCGATCGCGTCGCGCAGCACCCGGCCGAACTGGATGCACCGCGCCATCGAAGGCTGGGTCGGCGGGTAGAACAGGTTGAACAGCACAGGCACATGGCGCGGCACATCGTCGCCCATGATCTGGTGATATACGAAGCTATAGGCGTGCGGGACGACCGGATAGTCGGGCGCATAGCCCTGGCGTTGCTCCATCCACACATTCTGCGGCCAGGCCTGCAGGTCGTTGAGGTCGAAGCCCTCGCGCTGGAAGGCGTTGATCAGATAGGTCGCCAGCTCGGGATAGGCTTGGTGCACGACATGAAGGTCGGGCGCATAGACGCTGCGCTGGGGCGGGCCGTTATGCACGTTCGCGCCGGTGTAGATCGTGATCGACGGCGACTGGTCGGGCCAGATCTCCTTCTGGTCCTTGCCCAGCACGATCACGACGTCGGGCGCAGCGCGCTTGTACGCCTCGGCCATCTCGTCGAGCGCGGCGCGGCAGCGCCCCGCCCGCTCGGTCCGCTCTTCAAGCGTCAGGAACGGCTCGAACGCCGCTTCGCGCTCGGCCTCGAGCTCGGGATAGGTCCAGGTGCGGTTCCGGAACCACAGCTCGGGGTTGTTGCGGTCGCGCTCGCCGTTCTTCAGCCAGTCCTCCGGCGCCTGGCCCAGCATGCCGCTGTGCGGCACGCACATTCCGAATACGATCTCAGCCACCGCTCTACTCCACAGTTTCGTTCACGCGCGGCGCCCATTGCGGCCGCAGCAGGATCCAGCACGCCAGCGCGCCGATCAGCAGGAACACGAAGATCACCAGCATCGGCAGCTCGTAATTGCCGCTCACGTGCAGCAGCCAGCCGGACAGGCTCGCCGCCACGCCGCCGGCCAGGCTCGTCGCTACCTGCTGCACGCCGGTCACCAGCCCGATCGCCGGCTTGGGGATCAGGGTCAGGCGGCACAAAGCCAGATTGTTGGCGGTGGCGAGGCCGAGGAACGACAGCGAGAACACGTTCCAGAACAGCGCCCAGCCCAGCGAGCTCGCCTGCGCGCCGAGCAGCACGGTGCACGCGCCGATGAACCCGGCGATGACGAACGCCTTGCGGACGAACACCGGGTTGCCGCCGCGCGCGATCAGCCGGTCCGCGGTCCAGCCCGCGATCACCGCGACGATCGCGATCCCGGCGAAGCTGAAGAAGGTGTAGAGCCCCGATCGCTCCAGGCTCAGCCCGCGCTGCTCGACCAGATAGGCCGGCATCCAGGTCATGCAGTAGAAGGTGAAATAGCCGTAGCAGAAGTTGACGATCATCGCCCCCCACACGACCGGGCTCTTGAGGATGCTCGCGAAGGTGACCGACGCGGCCGCCTTGCGCGCCGCCGCCTTGGCCTCGCCGCCCCTGGGCAGGTCGTTCTTCACCGTCAGCATCCACGGCACCAGCCAGAGCAGGCCCACCGCGCCGGTGAGGATGAACATCAGCCGCCAGTCGTAATTGACGATCAGCCACGAGGCGACCGGCGCGCCGATCGCGGGACCGAACTTGTTGCCCATCGTGAAGATGCCGACCGCGGTGCCGCTCTGGCCCTCGTGGAAATTGTTGCGGATCCAGCGATAGCTCGCCGGCATCACGATCGCCTCCGCCGCGCCAACGATCACGCGCATCAGGATCAGCGCCATCAGCGTGCTGACCAGCCCGGTCACTGCCGTTGCGATGCACCAGAGCGCGAAGCAGATCGTATAGGGCGTCTTCACCCCGTAGCGGTCGACCAGCCAGCCCATCGGCACCTGCACCAGCCCATAGGACCAGAAGAACATCGCGCCGATCATGCCGCGATCGGTGTCCGACAGCTTGAAATGCGCCTTGAACGGCGGGTCGGCCATCGCCGAGGAGATGCTGGTCCGGTCGAGAAAGGCGATCAGCACGCCGATCGCCAGCAGCACGAGCACCGACCAGCGCATCACCACGCTCAGCGCCACGGGCGATGCCGCCGATGCTGGCGCGGATGCCGAGGGGGGTGTCTCGGCGGGGGTAATCGTCTGGGCCATCATACTCTCCTGTGCCGGCACGCCTGCGGTCTCACGCCGCTGCGGTCTTCGCGCCGATGTCACGCAATTGGGGATACAGTTTCTGCGCGGTCCGCGCGAAGACCCATTCGCGGTCCTCGGCCGAAAGGCTGGCGAGCCGCGCCTCGGCGGTGGCCCTGATCTCGGCCAGCGTGCCCGGCGAGGTCGGATAGTTCGAGCCCCAGGCCAGCCGCTCGGCGCCGAATATCTCGACCAGCCTGGGGAATAGCGTCTCCGGGCTGGCCGCACCCTTTTGGCTGTCCGCCATGATCCGCGGGGTCAGTTTCAGGTGGATATTCGGGATCGGCGCCAGGTCGAACAGGCTCTGCGCGGCCGCATAGGGCGGGCCATCCGTGACATCCGGACGCCCGAGATGGTCCAGGATGACTGGCACGCCGGGGAAGCGCCTTGCCAGCGCCGCCACGGCGGGAAGGCCGACCGGACCGGTCTGGATGCACATGGTCAATCCGAGCGTGCGGAGCAGCTCCCACCCAGCATAGGCGCGCGGATCGTCCAGTTCGGAGGGGTCGAACTCCTTGGTCGAGCCCCCGGTGAACACCCGCAACCCGGCCAGTCCGGCCCCAACCCAGCGACGGATGGTGTCCGCCGCATCGGCCGCCAGCATGTCGACCGAGCCGACCGCGATCAGCCGGTCGGGATAGGCGTTGCAGGCATCGACGACATAGCGGTTGTCGAAGCCATAGGTGGTCGAGCTGTGCACCACCGCCGCCTTGGCCACCCCCGCCGCATCCATCTGCGCGATCAGCGTCTCGACGGTGGAGGGCCGCTCCTGCGACCAGTCCGATCGCTTGCCAAACAGCGGCGCCGGCGGATAGCGGCCCTCGTCGTCCGAAATGACGTGCGGATGGATATCGATAAACTGGGGCATGCCCACTCCCGGAATGCACTTTTCTCTGCCGAGAGTGATCGGCCCAATCGGGATGCCGGAACAGTTGAAGCTGCGTGGCAGGCCATAAGTTTCGGGGTGGATCTCCCCCTTCTTTAGCCCTCTCCCGCTTTCGCGGGAGAGGTGTGATTTTGCGTCAGAGCCCCCGCGACTTCAGCAGCTTATCCAGCCCCGGGTACACACGCCGCGCATTGCCCTCGAATATCTTGGCCTTGTCCTCGGCGCTGAGCGGCAGCGCATCGACATAGCGCTTGGTGTCGTCGAAATACTCGCCGGTGTTCGGATCGCGCCCGCGCACCGCGCCGATCATCTCGGAGCCGAACAGCACATTGTCCGCCGGGATCACCTTGGTCAGCAGCTCGACGCCGGGCAGGTGATAGACGCAGGTATCGAAGAAGATGT
It encodes:
- a CDS encoding MFS transporter — protein: MAQTITPAETPPSASAPASAASPVALSVVMRWSVLVLLAIGVLIAFLDRTSISSAMADPPFKAHFKLSDTDRGMIGAMFFWSYGLVQVPMGWLVDRYGVKTPYTICFALWCIATAVTGLVSTLMALILMRVIVGAAEAIVMPASYRWIRNNFHEGQSGTAVGIFTMGNKFGPAIGAPVASWLIVNYDWRLMFILTGAVGLLWLVPWMLTVKNDLPRGGEAKAAARKAAASVTFASILKSPVVWGAMIVNFCYGYFTFYCMTWMPAYLVEQRGLSLERSGLYTFFSFAGIAIVAVIAGWTADRLIARGGNPVFVRKAFVIAGFIGACTVLLGAQASSLGWALFWNVFSLSFLGLATANNLALCRLTLIPKPAIGLVTGVQQVATSLAGGVAASLSGWLLHVSGNYELPMLVIFVFLLIGALACWILLRPQWAPRVNETVE
- a CDS encoding acetolactate synthase large subunit → MNGAEALVNTLADQGVEVCFANPGTSEMHFLAALENPRMKSVLCLFEGVCTGAADGWYRMKDKPASTLLHLGPGLANGLANIHNAKRASVGMVNIVGEHSASHLKYDPPLTSDIEGLARPLSHWVRRAESARSIAWDAATAVAKANEHPGQIATLILPGDTAWQDAGQRLLPAAPPPGRRAPDQARIEEVAKVLRSGASALLILANKATRGRALELAGRIAAGTGCRLGSQFFTARIERGVGRVPIERIPYAVAPGSAFLKDFKHLITAETREPVAFFAYPDKPSLLKAPGTLVHGLVDADEDSELAFEMLIDALGLKDTAPLLQQRIETPVPQGALNPISIAHAIAAAIPENCIVVDESLTTGRESMGLTMGALPHDLINNMGGSIGYGTPVATGAAMACPDRRTFCMVGDGSAMYTIQSLWTQAREQLPVTTIIYANHQYAILKAEYANMGAGTEIGPQAMAMIDIDNPRIDWVAMGTSMGVPSKRVTTAEDFHKALTDSVRADGPMLIEVLLK
- a CDS encoding amidohydrolase family protein, whose product is MPQFIDIHPHVISDDEGRYPPAPLFGKRSDWSQERPSTVETLIAQMDAAGVAKAAVVHSSTTYGFDNRYVVDACNAYPDRLIAVGSVDMLAADAADTIRRWVGAGLAGLRVFTGGSTKEFDPSELDDPRAYAGWELLRTLGLTMCIQTGPVGLPAVAALARRFPGVPVILDHLGRPDVTDGPPYAAAQSLFDLAPIPNIHLKLTPRIMADSQKGAASPETLFPRLVEIFGAERLAWGSNYPTSPGTLAEIRATAEARLASLSAEDREWVFARTAQKLYPQLRDIGAKTAAA
- a CDS encoding protocatechuate 3,4-dioxygenase, whose product is MAEIVFGMCVPHSGMLGQAPEDWLKNGERDRNNPELWFRNRTWTYPELEAEREAAFEPFLTLEERTERAGRCRAALDEMAEAYKRAAPDVVIVLGKDQKEIWPDQSPSITIYTGANVHNGPPQRSVYAPDLHVVHQAYPELATYLINAFQREGFDLNDLQAWPQNVWMEQRQGYAPDYPVVPHAYSFVYHQIMGDDVPRHVPVLFNLFYPPTQPSMARCIQFGRVLRDAIAAWPEDVRVAVIASGGLSHFVNDEAFDRNVMGMLASYDYDGLAAIPNGYYQSGTSEVKIYSIVMMALQHTGAEMTLVDYIPCWRTPAGTGEGMGFMYWDPAVTAAKKKEAA
- a CDS encoding aldolase/citrate lyase family protein, giving the protein MAAERLNGIIRAFEAGKPAFTCFAKVDKLSAQELTDAPYDGVVFEMEHNPYDVGGLGDALQYMLNRKKIAETGSVAPSVTPIARIPANGAEMNQFQAKQVLDRGVYGVITPHVSTVAQAYNMVASCRYAKPTGAALYEPKGVRGDGPATASRYWGLSMPEYYARADVWPLAPQGELLVGMMCESPEAIENLDDILANVPGIGLVLIGEGDLSQALGYPRQYEHPEVMGAMNRIVEICKKHDVVVGNPHTNAKNVERLIGEGYRFLMSAPTRSYGVVGQGRELAGY